A genomic segment from Aegilops tauschii subsp. strangulata cultivar AL8/78 chromosome 1, Aet v6.0, whole genome shotgun sequence encodes:
- the LOC120972620 gene encoding protein FAR1-RELATED SEQUENCE 5-like — protein sequence MVQILSLIHSKKGSLSSMPYLPADVTNLKAKYRRESKLADIEATIAYFDEKAKEDQDFFYRIRLDDEDRVRNMYWVDGAARRAYKHFRDCISFDATYLTNMYKMPCAPFIGINNHNQPLQFGCGLVRNEDTDGDTWLFKTFLECMGGLAPMNIITDQDFSMRACIEEVFPLAVHMHCRWHIIKKAEETLGPFFADRPELHKAFELCVDHSLTVEEFERSWMAMIETYQVQDHETLASLWEKRMYWVSAYFMQCFFPFLQTTQHSEGFNAVLKRVTTGANPAAPAIADRPTPAGRLRPRELAWVVAFERALPGESNGGRGGAGGGLWRRRQ from the exons ATGGTGCAGATACTCTCCCTCATCCACAGCAAAAAGGGGTCTCTGAGTAGCATGCCCTACCTACCAGCAGACGTCACAAACCTAAAGGCAAAGTACCGTAGAGAAAGCAAGTTGGCTGACATAGAAGCCACGATAGCCTACTTCGATGAGAAAGCGAAAGAAGATCAAGATTTCTTCTACAGGATAAGATTGGACGATGAGGACCGTGTTAGGAACATGTATTGGGTGGATGGTGCTGCAAGAAGAGCCTACAAACATTTCCGAGACTGCATTTCATTCGACGCGACATATCTCACTAATATGTACAAGATGCCATGCGCTCCATTCATAGGAATAAATAACCACAATCAGCCATTGCAGTTCGGATGCGGGCTCGTTCGGAACGAAGACACGGATGGGGACACTTGGCTGTTCAAGACCTTCTTGGAGTGCATGGGTGGACTTGCTCCGATGAACATAATAACAGACCAAGATTTTAGCATGCGTGCATGCATAGAGGAGGTCTTTCCGTTGGCAGTGCACATGCACTGCAGGTGGCACATTATAAAGAAGGCTGAGGAGACGCTAGGACCGTTCTTTGCTGACCGTCCAGAGCTGCACAAGGCATTCGAGCTGTGCGTGGACCACAGCTTGACGGTGGAGGAGTTTGAAAGGAGCTGGATGGCTATGATTGAAACATATCAAGTCCAAGACCACGAGACGCTTGCTAGCTTGTGGGAGAAGCGAATGTACTGGGTGTCGGCCTACTTCATGCAGTGCTTCTTCCCGTTTCTGCAGACTACACAACACAGTGAGGGGTTCAATGCTGTTTTGAAGCG cgTAACCACCGGCGCTaatccggcggctccggcgatcgccgacAGGCCGACTCCGGCAGGCCGACTCCGGCCACGGGAGCTCGCGTGGGTGGTGGCGTTCGAGCGAGCGCTCCCGGGCGAGTCGAACGGTGGCCGTGGGGGAGCCGGTGGTGGGCTGTGGCGGCGGCGTCAGTGA